The Vigna radiata var. radiata cultivar VC1973A chromosome 6, Vradiata_ver6, whole genome shotgun sequence DNA segment ACCCTAACACGGCAGTAGAGGTGTACGGTTGAAGCTCAGATCAGCCATGGCAGCAGCAACCTGCACTTCCATGCGGTTCCTACTCTCCGTTTCCCTAACCCTAACTCTGCTCCGCCTCGGCGCCTCCAATTCCGAAGGCGATGCGCTCTACACGCTCAAACGGAGCCTGTCGGACCCGGACAACGTCCTTCAGAGTTGGGATCCCACGCTCGTGAGTCCTTGTACTTGGTTCCACGTCACCTGCAACCAGGACAACCGAGTCACTCGAGTGTATTCTCTCTCTATCCCtctctgttttgtttgtttctgcGTTGTTAAGATTTTTTAGTTCCGTTTCGGTGCTCGATTCTGCTTAATAGTTGGCATTTGTTGCGTTAATCAACACTTCTGCTGCTACCTGTTTTATCACGCGgtgttgatttttgatttttgttattttgttaattgttttataaaattgaaggaTCCTCCGCGAGGTTGCAGGATTCACTGGTTGCGGTTGGATTCGtttgtttttatattcaatGAAACAAACAAAGCCGCGTTTTCGTCAAATTACTTCCTGTTAATAGTTAGATTTCCATATTAACTTACCTGTTTCTTGTGGTGTTTATGTGGTTGgaattctttttatatagtttaattatatGCTTTTCTTTGCTGTTTTACATTTTGGGGGTGGGATTATTGTTGCCTATGTTGCATAAATATTATACACAATGCATGTATAAGTTCGTAGTTGAATAAATAATCCATGTATTGAATGTTAAATTTGGCGTCGACCAATAGCAAATAGAAAAGTTtgttaactattataataattagctTAAAAGGTTATATTAGCGATGATTTGTGATTGAATATGGTGTTGACTTATAACATACGTAAAGTGCGCATTTAGATGTGAACAAAttcataaaacttaataaatatgcATTGATATTCATGCTCCTATGTATCGTATGTAgctgtattaaattaaattttattgtcttttattaGTAGTTTTGACATTTCTTCTTTCACTTATACGAATTAATAGAGTATAGACATGTATTGGATAAGATACGAGAACAAaaggaaaacattgttcttcATAGATGGTTGCTATTATAACTGGTAATATCGGAAATCCAACTAAAATGTGTTGGTTTGACTGAATCTGTTGATATTCTCTCCACATTTATGGTGATAATTATGTTGCTTTCTACAGGGATCTTGGTAACTCTAACCTATCTGGACATTTGGTACCGGAACTTGGGAAGCTGGAGCATCTGCAGTATCTGtatgttttctaaaatttggcTAATATTTTTTGCCTAGTGTCACTTAAGTCGTTTAGATGTGCTCGTATGATAAATACAATATATGTATTAGATATGATACATATTTGATATTAGATTCGGtgatataattattcttaaaagtATTGGCCATGCATGTGAGATACTTGTCAACAACATAAATGTAATGAATTATTGTCATCATAAATCGTGTTCTATTGTCAAATGGGAAAAAGAGAGGACTTTAAGTCTATTTAATGTGCTCTTATGATGTATAGATATAATAAATGTATcagatatatttataaaaggcATCCTGTAATACTAATATTCTATAAATGTATCTAGTATGTCTGAAACATGTCTagatatgtataaaaaatataaaaaaaatagataataaatatattattgcaaTTATGCAAATCCaaattaagaaaacttttaggACATTactatgaacaaaataaaaaataaattattgtaatcataaattatttccttttatcTTCAAGTAGGAAGGATCATCTATAAAGTGAACAATTTCCATTTTTTGGTTCATTAAGGAACACTATATATGATAGGTAGCTATAACAGTCacaaaaaatatcatacatTGTTCATATATATGTTATGTGGCTATATTAGATTttcataacttttataaaaggCTTGTGTGCTTCATAGATATATTTCATATTGTACTCATATTATTACTACAATGATTGATCTATTGGCATTTGCTGTGAACTAAAGCAcctcatatttgtgtgtttcgtgttctttttcttaattggaTGCAGTGAGTTGTACAAAAACAACATTCAAGGAACTATTCCTCCAGAACTTGGAAACCTAAAAAGTCTAGTTAGCTTGGACCtgtacaacaacaacatatcaGGCACCATTCCGTCTTCATTGGGGAAATTGAAGAATCTTGTCTTTTTGTAAGTCTGCAATAGCATATTAAGCATGACTGGACTGATCTGTGGCCTTTGCTTCCGCTATCCtttcatttgaatttctcaCAAGAGTTTGAATGATGCAGGAGAATTACAAGAACATTTGGATAGCTACTCATGGACTTTGGTGTTTTTCAATTATACATTTTATGTAAAGTTTGGGCATGGACAATTGTGGGCTTTGTGGTTGATGTTAAGATGTTGAGCAATAGTGCATATATTTGATGTTAAGACATCTGAAATATGACAGTATACATGAAATGAATTGCTTCCAAAATTCACATGCTCATATCCAAACTTAAACCTCACTCATGGGAGAAATATTAACTGAGTGTTTAGTTCAAAGGAAGGGAGGgaagggaaaataaaatattttactatattatcCTTAAAATAGACAAATAAAGCCATTAAGTAAGCATACTTGAGTTTAATCAGTGTTAAGAAACAAAATCTCCCCCTTTAAAAAGAAGGGAAGAGACTCTAGTATGACTAATTCTGATTAGATTGAGATGATTTCAGTCCCAACATTCAGTGGTGTGATTCAATCTATAAACAATGTAAGCAACTTAAAGGATTCCTATGTAGTATGAAGGTGTCCAATCTATAAGTTTTGATGGACCATGTCTGGGCAACATCAGAATCCTTCATGAGTCAAACTACATGTAGTGAATGAATGACCTATTGAAAAATGCTTGCATTCCCAGAGCCTGAAATTTATTCAACCAACACCAGGAAGCTAAGTTCAAATCTAAAATAAGTAGCAATCTTATTTAGTAGTTCCGTTTTTGAAGTGTTGGAAGCTGTTAGtctataaatatgaaatagttTAACTTACCGGATTCTTAACTGGTAAAGcctttgattattattttgtggAATAAAATATTCCGTACTCGCATGTTCTcataaatgttttctttcaGACGACTAAATGACAACCGACTTACTGGCCCTATCCCCAAGGATCTTGCTGCTGTTTCAAGCCTTAAAGTAGTGTAAgtaaaaatgttgtctatataAGATAATCATGATAGGATTATTTGGTATATGATGAAGACGTGGGCTTTTGGAGAGACTAAACATTAGCTTATTTTCAGGGATGTCTCCAACAATGATTTATGCGGTACAATTCCTACCTCTGGGCCATTCGAGCATATTCCATTGAATAAGTAGGTCTCACTAAATCTCTCctgaactttttatttatatttttatgttggGGTGAGGGAAGGGGAGCAACAATGAGAAACCTAGTAACCTTTCTGCCATGCACTGCTATATTTATCACTTGCAATTTTTTCTGCTTTATGAGTATGGTGTTAAAGATGTCTTGTTCACATTCTGTTCCCGAAGGTCCTTTTAAACTGTTATTCACATTCTATTTATCGAACTGTTAAATTGTGATGGTAATATTAAGTTGTTATTTATTGTTGTGTGTGATAATGATATAGCTGCATGTGGTAGACGTTCTCCAATCGTTTCATGAGATGTTAAGAATGCAAAATTTTGATTCAACTAAATCCGCTGCCCTGTACCAATGTATTTGGGAATAGTGATTGCGGTGAGTTTGATTGCATCTTATCTGTCCTATACAGTAATTATACTCAGCCTTCCTGCATTTTTCTGGTGCACTGATTCTGAAATAATTCCAAAGTTTGAACTCTAGATTATTAGCAGTAGAACATGTTTTCTGCTATCTGGTTATCATTCCTGTTACCTGttgaataaactttttttttttttttcaatgctGTAGCTTTGAGAATAACCCTCGTTTGGAAGGTCCAGAGTTGTTGGGTCTTGTAAGTTACGATACAAACTGCTCGTGAATAAGGTGATGTGGTAGGATCtctatatatattctaaaattcaagTGTATTACCTCATAGTGTAATGGGCAGTGGTAAATGTAATCTCTGGTATATGTAAATTTACATACTGAAGAGCATTGGCATTTGTAACAATGTTATGATCTGACAATGATGTTGAGACTTGAATATCTATTTTATGTAATACTAGAAAAATTCGACTTGGTTACTCTGAAATTATTTGAAACTCATTCCTTAGTACTgtaaattaatacttttttgCCAGTTCTTATTGCAAGCCCCGTTATTGTTTCTTTGTCGCCGTGGCATTCACTTCACATATATAACTTTTGCTGGCTGTGAGTGAATATATCTTGGGCAAGGAGAAAATCTTTCTTCAAAGATGGTTTACTTTCAAAGGTGGATCATGGTACTTGAAATATTCTCTGGCTTTGCTTTTCTTTCAAAGGTGACGCTTATGAGGCAAAGATGGAAATGGTAAACAAGACCAGCAAATAGGGTCTTTATGCTATTAGATGGTTCGAGTTAACGActcaactttaaatataatttagatgGCAAAAATGAAATTGCGCGCAGATAGAAGGGACAATTTAATTTAGGGAGTGATTTACaggattttaaataaatagcaCTTTCCTTCGGTTGCTTACATTGGATTGAATTGGTAATTAATTAAGACACGTCGATTCGAGAACAGGGAACGTTTAGCATGCTGTAGTCAATGACGTTGATAAAGAATTCACGGCAAGCGCTGGTAATGAATTACAATGCAACAACAACTCAATTGTCATAACGTATTGTTTGTTTACGTTATGCATTTTTTTGAGTTCTTCCAATAGCTTCATGCACgacttaaaaaattgtataataaattgaaatatgccGGCCTCCTTTTTTATTCCCTGCTTCTCTTATAAATTATGTTTGCTATAGCTGCATTCAGAATTTTCGTTTTGTGCTTAAAAAAGAACAAGCGAATTTATGAAAGTTTTCTATAGAACTAGTATCGCAGCACAATTCCACGGAAGCACTTTTAGAAGGTCggattctaacattttcattatacTATTCTACTCATGTGTCTCCGCTCGCACAAAAAAATTCCATCAGGTTTGAAGTGTGCTTTAGTATATAAATACTTTAGTATGTGCAGAACAATCAGCAACAAGTCAGGATGGCCGAGTGGTCTAAGGCGCCAGACTCAAGTTCTGGTCTTCGAAAGAGGGCGTGGGTTCAAATCCCACTTCTGACAAGTATTTTAGCACACAAATATTGATGggtaataaatttttgttttaaacccTTTTAATGAGAGAAAGATTAGTTAGGATAAAAATGTAAACCAGATTGCATTCAGCAAATTGTGTTGGGAATCAATGGCCATTTTCCATACCCCGCTATCAGAGCTCATGTTtcaatttatatcatattaagctgaagttaattttttttttaaaatataatattgaactTTTACCAAGTTGATCtgactttttcatatttttcagaGGTTTTTTGCACCATTTTGAtacatttgaaagaaaattgcatcattttttataaatttgaaagaaaattgcaccatTTTCGGCATAGACGGGATAAAATGACGTGAAATAATATAATGGCCTTATTTGTATAGAATTTAATAATGCCATGagattaaaaataactaataaaaagttCGAAAGTATTTTGAGAAATATATTGTTCCCTTGAGAATTAAATATCTGTCTACAaattaaaaacttcaaaaaactataaaaactataattatgtTTGAATGCAAATTACAATTTAACCATACTATTAATTTCAGTAACGTTTTTTTActtatgtaataaaattaaaataaaacaatagtttttaatttttaggaaATAATTTAAGACTATTCAAGAGCTCACGGtaagtaaatatattaaatttgtgaaaatttattcaataaaaaaatcagtAAAGCACCCGTACGTTGGGacagtaaaaagtaaaaatggcGATTTTTTTAGGTTGAATAGAGATTTGAAGAGATGAATGCTGGAATAAACTCATGTAAAATGTGAAagagtattatatttttaaaatttttgtttttaaattatattttttttttataagttatttacCTTTAaagagtattatttttaaatataccaataatttattctttcaaggagaatataaataaatataaacacatCTAgagttaaaattcaaaatttatgaaaGATTCCTAGCAAAACTGAGAAGATGAGGAGGGAAGTTACAccaaccaaaacaaaattatatatatggccttttaataaaatatatttttgtaattttaattaacacttttaattttattttaatataaattttattaatatcacatttatctttaagaataaaatactaattatttaattttattcattaaaaaatttagtctATCTTACACAAGCTTTTATCttaaattcactcaaatcatacattttttttctttaatttaaacaacCATACTTtcacttcattttcttttcaaatttattctttcaaattcaaacacaCAATAGTTgatattgaattattattgtaaatttagAAGTATGTACTACTCCTTTGCTAAATAAACTTGCAACGAACGTGTTTATAGTAAGAAACaatcacatttttttcataataaaagtaaaatagtaaatacatatttacttttacttttgttacatctttattttatttatatctattatgtttttattttttttctaaatttattttctttacatcATATATTTCCgaaaggtttaattgcttcttttgtcccaaGTTTgattgaagtgtgtcaaattcgttctccttttaaaaaaaatgtcaattttgtccttatatagaaaaaatttgtgtcaatcaagtcatatccgttaaaaatcattgctttcaaaactcacctTATCCACTGCAATATCAGAGAtcggacccatgaagtggttattattcaaaactcactttaagtttttaacaccattagtttgtatttaacggagatgacttgattgacacaaattttttctacatggggacgaaattgacatttttccaAAAGggagacgaatttgacacacttcaaccaaactagGGACAAAAGAAGCGATTAAACCATTTCCGAAATTTACAATTTCCattctttctaaattttcttCCGAGTTTAAATTAAGGAGCTGATAAATATTTACGTATGCATAAATCAGTTTTCAACTTTATTTCGAACAGAATCTATTAAAGTACATCTATAGGCTCTTTCTATATATTCAAAGCTACATGCTATGGCTTAAAGCGCAAGTTATGTAGTTGATGAATAAGTAAGTTGTAATAGATATCTGAGAAATTTGGTAGTGGTGTGGGTGTACGAGGAAAAGCAACAACATAATAATGAGCTTAATAACGTTGTGgtgtgtttggttgtgtttgtgGGAAGTATCATGGGGAGCTGTAAAACAGTACAAGTTTGATGTAGAGTACATGTATGGTGAACCAGATTGCGTGGAGCAAGTTGTGATCGGAATCAATGGTCATTTTCCTGGCCCGACCATAACAGCAGAAGAAGGAGACACCCTTCATATTATTCTCACCAACAACCTATTCAGAGAAGGAACAGTTCTTCACTGGCATGGAATTAGACAGGTTTTTATACactactttttcattttctttttcttcgtttcgaataaatttttctatttaaaatatcaaaatatcatttcttaatagaaaatgtaaaaacgATTTTTTGGATGTTTTGTGTTGCAGTATGGAACGCCATGGGCAGATGGAACTGCTTCCATTTCTCAGTGTGCGATAGCCCCAGGACAAACTTTTCATTACAGGTTCACAGTTGATAGGGTACGTATTTTGTAACACTTTTTTGATTGAATAAATGATTTTTGTATGGAAAAAACTTAGATGTTAcatttttgcatgtttttatgtgttttgcatATGATGTTTGAATGATCAAAGTATGAGAATTTGGTGGTGAAAATATGGTGCAGGCAGGTACATACTTGTACCATGGACACTATGGTTTGCAGAGAACAGCAGGATTGTATGGTTCTCTGATAGTGAATTTAGCAAAGGGAAAGAAAGAAGCATTTGACTATGATGGTGAGCTCAACCTTCTCTTGAGTGACTGGTGGCACAAAACAACACTAGAACAAGAGGTTGGTCTCTCCTCCATCCCATTCAAATGGGTGAATGAACCTCAGGTAAATCataacatatacatatatattttatggatgatgatattttgataactttttttacaacggaacacgtgtcatcattttattggtctatttaaatttatgtttaaaaaatatttaaaacggatcaatcataagctgccacgtatgcgttgtcaaaaagttgttaaaaaagtgttgtgaaaagaagtttttccatattttattttggaaaaagtttctttaacaacCCTTTTcttgataactttttgacaacacatacatggtaatttatgattaattcgttttaaatattttttttaaaataaatttaaaccgACAAATGAAATGATAACACATGTCGtcttatcaaaaaattgttaaaaaatgttgttaaaatatcataatccttttactttttaagatgatataattgaattaaaataaatttaaagtatattaaaaaataaacttaaaattttattccattttaCAAATGAAGTTTATATTCacttctatatttattttaagtgacTGGTTcatataaaacttttaacaaAATACACTTTTATACAGAAAGGATAACCATTTAGAGACTTATGTTAATAAAATGcattatttgttaaaatgttAACATTGATTGTTGAGTTATTATCAAATCAATGATAAATATCtagtaataaatttaaaatttaagatgtgCATATATTAATACATTAATATGAGAAATAAGTGTTAGAAAGGACACAcctattattataaaataagtgaacaatcaatatatttaattaaacatttgtctctaaataatggaagaaaatgaataaattaatatttatgaataaaatgaaaataaatttaatgtaaatttgATGGTTACTTGTAAGTATGATCTAGAGTTTGTAATTATGATtaccaaaacttaaattaattgtGAGAGATACAGAAAGGAGAAACTAATAGTGCCCTGGTTATTCAAATACCTTCGTTTTGATGAAGTGGTCCAAGATTAAAAATATCttctactttttaatatttaattgagtaCATATAGATTTCAAGGTGTGGTTAACTCTAGA contains these protein-coding regions:
- the LOC106765156 gene encoding leucine-rich repeat protein 1 → MAAATCTSMRFLLSVSLTLTLLRLGASNSEGDALYTLKRSLSDPDNVLQSWDPTLVSPCTWFHVTCNQDNRVTRVDLGNSNLSGHLVPELGKLEHLQYLELYKNNIQGTIPPELGNLKSLVSLDLYNNNISGTIPSSLGKLKNLVFLRLNDNRLTGPIPKDLAAVSSLKVVDVSNNDLCGTIPTSGPFEHIPLNNFENNPRLEGPELLGLVSYDTNCS